A single region of the Lactobacillus xylocopicola genome encodes:
- a CDS encoding PTS sugar transporter subunit IIC, whose amino-acid sequence MFDFAVKIVLEIRRSPFFRAAQRTLVMLMPIAVIGAYFKLLNDLFFSPDGMIYNILGLDKVMSDHIWYAGSFVSKGMVGITFGVFGVYASYFMARYTARIYRKDSTLAGLMAVLILLFCSYASSSGRNAGLPFTASLLQIKALFLALIVGYCVGQVFHWLGKDYQPVAEENVKWVQQRAWDAVWPSLVSLVLGIVLGIAIYELQLKMLNSASFKEIVGRIQTSNNLVEVLLLLVIITFLNWLGIGFPMSSVTDRVNNSFTAANLTYALQHGNSWHVPYKFLGSSLVNSYGVMGGTSVVLAIIVLLLLRRSGREIRAIARLNLLPATFSCGSGFAIGLPVILNPVFLLPSVLLPLVNVILAACALGLHLIPACVYPILKGTPGLLIPFLATNGNWAALVFSILLFFLDLLLLWPIIKINEKVELQIVHLKEVE is encoded by the coding sequence ATGTTTGATTTTGCGGTTAAAATCGTGCTCGAAATACGACGCTCGCCCTTTTTTCGGGCTGCGCAGCGCACGCTGGTAATGCTGATGCCGATTGCGGTAATTGGTGCGTATTTTAAATTACTGAATGACTTGTTTTTTTCGCCAGACGGAATGATTTACAATATTTTGGGCTTGGACAAAGTCATGTCTGACCACATTTGGTATGCTGGTTCTTTCGTCAGTAAAGGTATGGTAGGCATTACTTTTGGCGTTTTTGGCGTTTATGCTAGTTACTTTATGGCACGTTACACTGCCCGCATCTACCGTAAAGATTCGACGCTGGCGGGCCTAATGGCAGTGCTAATTTTGCTTTTCTGTTCTTATGCATCAAGTAGCGGTAGGAATGCGGGTCTCCCCTTTACGGCCAGTTTATTACAAATAAAGGCACTTTTTCTGGCGCTAATTGTTGGTTATTGTGTTGGGCAAGTTTTTCATTGGCTGGGAAAAGATTACCAGCCTGTGGCAGAAGAGAACGTCAAGTGGGTGCAGCAGCGGGCCTGGGATGCTGTGTGGCCCTCCCTTGTTTCTTTGGTGCTTGGAATTGTGCTCGGGATTGCAATCTACGAGTTACAGCTTAAGATGTTGAATTCAGCCAGTTTTAAGGAAATTGTTGGCCGCATTCAAACAAGTAACAACTTAGTAGAAGTGCTGCTACTTTTAGTAATTATTACTTTTCTTAATTGGCTGGGTATTGGCTTTCCCATGAGTTCGGTTACCGATCGGGTTAATAATTCCTTTACAGCGGCTAACCTGACTTATGCACTGCAGCATGGCAATTCCTGGCATGTCCCCTACAAATTTTTAGGTAGTAGCCTAGTTAACAGCTATGGTGTAATGGGTGGGACAAGTGTGGTTCTAGCTATCATTGTCTTGCTACTTCTGCGGCGTAGTGGCCGAGAAATTAGGGCTATTGCGCGTTTGAATTTATTGCCAGCCACTTTTAGTTGCGGCTCAGGCTTTGCCATTGGCTTGCCCGTCATCCTCAATCCGGTGTTTTTGTTACCCAGTGTTTTACTGCCACTGGTTAACGTGATTTTGGCAGCCTGTGCCCTTGGCTTGCACCTCATTCCGGCCTGTGTGTACCCAATTTTAAAGGGCACGCCGGGTTTGCTGATTCCATTTTTGGCTACTAACGGTAACTGGGCAGCATTAGTGTTTTCAATTCTACTTTTTTTTCTTGATCTGCTTTTACTATGGCCCATTATTAAAATCAATGAAAAAGTCGAATTGCAAATTGTCCACCTAAAGGAGGTCGAATAA
- a CDS encoding DUF975 family protein, producing MNRAELKAEAKENLRGNWSWAAFVGVLITVINGIIFSPQIKTVIEDLQNFNSGQLLDDFTPNQILDPGYWSGRLGSNVGLGLLSGFFMLSMVVTFLNFSRGRKLPVLKATFSVFTDNRFIPEFLNYLLSYLFQYLWTFLLLIPGIVKSYSYALTPYIVNDLVESGQEVHATTGITASRRLMAGHKWELFKLDLSFIGWTIIALIPFGLGLIWLTPYIQTTRANFYRKLAGDQFTK from the coding sequence ATGAATAGAGCTGAATTAAAGGCAGAAGCCAAGGAAAACCTGCGTGGTAACTGGAGCTGGGCTGCGTTTGTGGGAGTATTGATTACTGTGATTAATGGTATTATTTTTAGTCCGCAAATTAAAACTGTTATTGAAGATTTGCAGAATTTTAACAGTGGCCAGCTTTTGGACGATTTTACACCAAATCAGATATTAGATCCGGGCTATTGGTCCGGCCGCTTGGGGAGTAATGTGGGACTAGGCCTGCTTAGCGGCTTCTTTATGTTGAGCATGGTCGTTACTTTTTTGAACTTTAGTAGGGGGCGGAAATTACCGGTACTTAAAGCTACTTTCTCCGTTTTTACTGATAATCGCTTTATCCCGGAATTTTTAAATTATCTGTTAAGCTATCTTTTCCAGTACTTGTGGACGTTTCTATTACTTATCCCTGGTATAGTTAAGTCATATTCTTATGCACTGACACCATACATTGTTAATGACTTGGTTGAAAGTGGTCAAGAAGTTCATGCAACAACTGGGATTACTGCCAGTCGGCGGTTAATGGCCGGCCATAAATGGGAATTATTCAAACTGGATCTGAGCTTCATTGGCTGGACCATTATTGCACTGATTCCGTTTGGCTTGGGACTAATTTGGTTAACACCATATATTCAAACTACGCGGGCCAACTTTTACCGTAAACTTGCTGGTGATCAATTCACCAAATAA
- the dltD gene encoding D-alanyl-lipoteichoic acid biosynthesis protein DltD has protein sequence MSNKRQLWQIFGPVLCAIILTVIIFMLPWERTFSKDAIYQAANARSTTIFKGSLVKQDAFKEQYVPFYGSSELSRMDPLHPSVLAQKYHRNYRPFLLGGPGSQSLVHFLGMQGSAEELRDKKAVMIVSPQWFTKQGQNSAAFAQYYSPLQACNFLLGIKEDNLANRYAAKRFLTMPEVKGFIKQGMSKIAAGEKLTGTQRFFIEGQRRMLNNEDKFFSMFQLRDRIKKIDKKAKRLPAKYSVKALNRVASRQAARHTSSNEFGINDKFFKAKLNKKILAKVKGSQRHFNYTKSVEYSDFELVLDQFARQHTDVLFIIPPVNHKWAKYTGLSSKMYQEAVAKIKLQLASQGFNHVLDLSKRGGDKHFMEDTIHLGWRGWVAVDQAVKPFMAQPNLPVDYNINDYFYSKKWQKKLLKTSLNHKKARQQSSAKKVSEIG, from the coding sequence ATGAGCAATAAACGCCAACTGTGGCAGATTTTTGGCCCGGTTCTTTGCGCTATTATCCTTACGGTCATCATTTTTATGTTACCGTGGGAGCGGACCTTTTCCAAAGACGCAATCTATCAGGCGGCTAATGCCCGTTCAACGACCATTTTTAAGGGTTCGCTAGTCAAGCAGGATGCCTTCAAAGAGCAATATGTGCCTTTTTATGGATCGAGTGAGTTATCACGCATGGATCCGCTGCATCCGAGTGTGCTAGCCCAAAAGTATCACCGTAATTACCGCCCATTTTTGCTGGGTGGTCCCGGCAGTCAGTCGTTAGTCCACTTTTTGGGGATGCAGGGTTCGGCTGAGGAATTACGGGATAAGAAGGCGGTTATGATAGTTTCACCGCAGTGGTTCACGAAACAAGGGCAAAATTCAGCGGCTTTTGCCCAATACTACTCGCCGCTACAAGCTTGCAACTTTTTGTTAGGCATTAAGGAAGACAACTTAGCTAACCGGTATGCGGCCAAACGCTTTTTGACCATGCCGGAGGTTAAAGGCTTCATTAAGCAAGGGATGTCTAAAATTGCAGCTGGTGAGAAATTGACTGGTACGCAACGCTTCTTCATCGAGGGGCAAAGACGCATGTTAAACAACGAAGATAAGTTTTTCAGCATGTTTCAATTGCGTGATCGAATTAAAAAGATTGATAAGAAAGCCAAACGGCTGCCGGCAAAATACTCGGTCAAAGCCCTTAATCGAGTAGCCAGCAGACAAGCTGCCCGTCATACTAGTTCTAATGAATTTGGCATTAACGATAAGTTCTTTAAAGCTAAATTGAATAAAAAGATTTTAGCGAAGGTAAAGGGCAGTCAGCGCCACTTTAACTACACTAAGTCGGTTGAATATAGTGATTTTGAACTAGTTTTAGATCAGTTTGCGCGGCAACATACTGATGTTTTGTTTATTATTCCGCCCGTTAACCATAAATGGGCCAAGTATACGGGCTTGTCTTCAAAGATGTACCAAGAAGCGGTTGCCAAAATCAAGTTACAGTTAGCTAGTCAGGGTTTCAACCATGTTTTGGACCTGTCTAAGCGGGGCGGCGATAAACACTTTATGGAAGATACCATTCACTTAGGCTGGCGCGGTTGGGTGGCAGTCGATCAAGCGGTTAAGCCGTTTATGGCCCAACCTAACCTACCAGTTGACTACAATATTAACGATTACTTTTATAGTAAGAAATGGCAAAAAAAGCTGCTTAAAACCAGTTTGAACCATAAAAAAGCAAGGCAGCAAAGTAGTGCTAAAAAAGTCAGTGAAATAGGTTAA
- the dltC gene encoding D-alanine--poly(phosphoribitol) ligase subunit DltC, with the protein MDIKNEVLAILQELTGEDLADKMDENIFTTGLMDSMASVQMLLNLQEKFAIDVPVSEFDREEWDTPAKIVAKVENLENEQ; encoded by the coding sequence ATGGATATCAAAAACGAAGTTTTAGCAATTTTACAGGAATTAACTGGTGAAGACTTGGCGGACAAGATGGATGAAAACATTTTCACTACTGGATTGATGGACTCAATGGCCAGCGTGCAAATGTTGCTTAATTTGCAGGAAAAGTTTGCAATTGATGTTCCGGTTTCAGAATTTGACCGTGAAGAGTGGGATACCCCAGCTAAAATTGTGGCAAAGGTGGAAAACTTAGAAAATGAGCAATAA
- the dltB gene encoding D-alanyl-lipoteichoic acid biosynthesis protein DltB, with protein MNFNFVNLQPYSNPQYFIYLLVGLLPLIWGLYNGRRFKIYELVFSLVFLFLIFDGDKWQQGVSLILYLLFQLLLAYCYLRYRKSGQNKTWVFYLAVILAIVPLILVKFQTAFPAAKIPGVLGFLGISYITFKTVQVIMEVRDGAIKELDWGTYLRFLLFFPTLSSGPIDRYRRFAKDCDAVPTRAQYVDDLAQATRYLFQGFLYKFILGWFFGTYWLPKITKYALIAGAANGNLKLSWWVVAYMYCYSMYLFFDFAGYSLFAVAISYFMGIHTPMNFNQPFIAPNIKDFWNRWHMTLSFWFRDYIYMRFTFFAMKKKWFKNTVHLSQVAYLLLFLVMGLWHGLTWYYIVYGLFHASAIIINDSWIRFKKKHRDQIPSNRFTKGLAIFVTFNVVCFSFLLFSGFLSQLWFGWK; from the coding sequence GTGAATTTTAATTTCGTTAACTTACAACCTTATAGTAATCCGCAGTACTTCATCTACTTGCTGGTAGGGCTGCTGCCGTTAATTTGGGGTCTCTATAATGGTCGCCGCTTTAAGATCTATGAGCTGGTGTTTTCATTGGTGTTCTTATTTCTGATCTTTGACGGGGATAAGTGGCAACAAGGCGTCAGCCTGATTCTTTATTTATTGTTTCAGCTGCTACTGGCTTATTGCTACCTCCGTTATCGCAAGAGCGGGCAGAATAAGACCTGGGTCTTCTACCTGGCGGTAATTCTGGCGATTGTTCCCTTAATCCTAGTTAAGTTTCAAACTGCTTTTCCAGCCGCAAAAATTCCAGGAGTTTTAGGCTTTTTAGGAATTTCTTATATTACCTTTAAGACCGTCCAAGTAATTATGGAAGTGCGTGATGGGGCAATTAAGGAGCTTGATTGGGGCACTTACCTCCGTTTTCTGCTATTTTTCCCGACCCTGTCCTCTGGTCCAATTGACCGCTATCGGAGGTTTGCCAAGGATTGTGATGCTGTGCCCACCCGTGCGCAGTATGTCGATGACCTGGCGCAAGCTACCCGATACTTGTTCCAGGGCTTCCTGTATAAGTTTATTCTGGGTTGGTTCTTTGGCACTTATTGGCTACCTAAAATCACCAAGTACGCACTGATTGCGGGAGCAGCTAATGGTAATTTGAAACTGTCCTGGTGGGTAGTTGCCTATATGTACTGTTATAGTATGTACTTGTTCTTTGACTTTGCAGGCTATTCCTTGTTTGCGGTAGCCATTTCATACTTCATGGGCATTCACACGCCAATGAACTTTAATCAGCCCTTTATTGCGCCCAATATCAAGGACTTCTGGAATCGTTGGCACATGACCCTTTCCTTTTGGTTCCGGGACTACATTTACATGCGTTTTACCTTCTTCGCAATGAAGAAAAAATGGTTTAAAAACACGGTTCATCTGTCACAAGTGGCTTACCTATTACTCTTCTTAGTAATGGGACTGTGGCATGGTCTAACGTGGTATTATATTGTATATGGTCTGTTTCATGCCTCTGCCATTATTATCAACGACAGCTGGATCAGATTTAAAAAGAAACACCGGGACCAAATCCCATCCAATCGTTTTACCAAAGGGCTCGCAATTTTTGTGACATTCAATGTGGTCTGTTTCAGCTTTTTGCTTTTCTCAGGCTTTCTCAGCCAACTTTGGTTTGGTTGGAAGTAA
- the dltA gene encoding D-alanine--poly(phosphoribitol) ligase subunit DltA, protein MIKDVIKEIDQVASADPERVVFDYLGQTNTYADLKQRSDAWAHKIASLDIRPGSPVMVWGGQDFEMLASFLGCVKTGHAYIPIVSYSNAERIVMIQEVAEAEAILAIDELPDINLSGLKVVKPEEVKVGNYAIDPANFVTGDDNFYIIFTSGTSGKPKGVQISHNNLLSYLNWEMTDFGLPEHPDFLVQVPYSFDVSVMSIYPVLLGAGKLVVLPHELTQNFAQLFQTLPKLQFNIWVSTPSFARMCFLDKTFDEAHHPNLSQFLFCGEELPHTEVVMLKERFPHARIFNTYGPTETTVAVTQVEITDKILQQYDRLPIGKVKEDMRITIDKSKGNRPDMGEIIITGPATSKGYINNPTKTAQAFFKKPGDQYLSHRSGDEGFFKDGLLFYRGRIDFQIKFNGYRIELEEINHYISRNQFVDHGVAAPKYNKDHTVKQIVAEIELKDGVADRYSEAEITKAIRADLAKDLMPYMIPQRFIYREKLPVSQNGKVDIKAVIKEVNE, encoded by the coding sequence ATGATTAAAGATGTAATTAAAGAAATTGATCAGGTTGCAAGCGCAGACCCTGAACGGGTAGTCTTCGATTATCTGGGTCAAACCAATACATACGCTGATTTGAAGCAGCGATCTGATGCCTGGGCACATAAAATTGCTAGCCTAGATATAAGGCCAGGAAGTCCCGTGATGGTTTGGGGAGGACAAGACTTTGAAATGCTGGCCAGCTTTCTGGGTTGTGTCAAAACCGGCCACGCTTATATTCCAATTGTCAGTTACTCTAATGCTGAGCGCATAGTGATGATCCAGGAAGTGGCTGAGGCTGAAGCAATTTTGGCTATTGATGAATTGCCAGACATTAACTTATCTGGTCTGAAGGTTGTCAAACCGGAAGAGGTTAAAGTTGGTAACTATGCGATTGATCCCGCTAACTTTGTGACCGGGGATGATAATTTCTACATTATCTTTACGTCAGGAACTAGTGGCAAACCTAAGGGCGTGCAAATTAGCCATAACAACCTACTCAGCTACCTTAACTGGGAAATGACTGATTTTGGCTTGCCTGAGCATCCCGATTTTCTGGTGCAGGTGCCATATTCATTTGATGTTTCAGTGATGAGTATCTATCCAGTGTTGCTAGGTGCAGGTAAGTTAGTTGTTTTGCCCCATGAGTTGACGCAAAATTTTGCCCAGCTCTTTCAAACCCTACCTAAGCTGCAGTTCAATATTTGGGTATCAACGCCTTCATTTGCCCGGATGTGTTTTTTGGATAAGACTTTTGACGAGGCCCACCATCCAAACTTAAGCCAATTCTTATTCTGTGGCGAGGAACTGCCACATACAGAAGTAGTTATGCTGAAAGAGCGCTTCCCGCATGCTCGAATTTTCAACACATATGGGCCTACTGAAACAACGGTGGCAGTGACGCAGGTTGAAATTACCGATAAAATTTTGCAGCAATATGATCGCCTGCCAATTGGTAAAGTCAAAGAAGATATGCGTATTACGATTGATAAAAGTAAGGGTAATCGTCCCGATATGGGCGAAATTATTATTACAGGCCCGGCAACTTCCAAGGGTTACATCAATAATCCAACTAAAACGGCGCAAGCTTTCTTCAAAAAACCGGGAGATCAATATTTGAGTCACCGCTCTGGTGATGAGGGCTTCTTTAAAGATGGGTTGCTCTTTTACCGGGGACGGATTGACTTTCAGATTAAATTTAATGGTTATCGAATTGAGCTTGAAGAAATTAACCATTATATCAGTCGGAACCAGTTCGTTGACCATGGTGTTGCTGCACCTAAGTACAATAAGGATCATACGGTCAAGCAAATTGTGGCTGAAATCGAGCTCAAGGATGGTGTCGCCGACCGGTATTCAGAAGCCGAAATAACTAAGGCAATTCGGGCCGATTTAGCCAAAGATTTGATGCCATATATGATTCCCCAGCGCTTTATTTACCGGGAGAAGTTACCAGTTTCGCAAAACGGTAAGGTTGATATCAAAGCAGTAATTAAGGAGGTTAACGAGTAG
- a CDS encoding teichoic acid D-Ala incorporation-associated protein DltX: MAKKEKSDSPSKRIGKFILTTFVYCAILMVLIYLYQYSGLTSVHFIYNEF; this comes from the coding sequence ATGGCTAAAAAGGAAAAAAGCGATTCGCCTAGTAAGCGTATCGGAAAGTTTATTCTGACCACATTCGTTTATTGTGCGATTTTAATGGTATTGATATATCTATATCAGTATAGTGGTCTTACTTCAGTTCACTTTATTTATAATGAGTTTTAA
- the cbpB gene encoding cyclic-di-AMP-binding protein CbpB, whose product MFSSAISRLIEEKSGSFIIPASRIAFVEDDNPLYHAFLILTRVKYSKIPVLDRDNRVVGLLSLAMITAKMLETDDISLDPLTDLKVKDVMQTEFDKINFVETTLETQLHLLVDNAFLPVVDDVGVFQGLLTRREWIKAFNFVAHNFDQKYKITKI is encoded by the coding sequence ATGTTTTCATCTGCAATTAGCCGCTTAATTGAAGAAAAGTCCGGTTCTTTTATCATTCCGGCATCACGTATTGCTTTTGTTGAGGACGATAATCCCCTCTACCACGCTTTTTTAATCTTAACTCGGGTTAAATACTCTAAGATTCCCGTTCTCGACCGCGACAATCGGGTGGTGGGCCTGCTCAGTTTAGCCATGATTACGGCTAAAATGCTCGAAACGGATGACATTTCCCTTGATCCGTTGACTGACTTAAAGGTAAAAGACGTGATGCAAACTGAGTTTGATAAAATAAACTTTGTGGAAACAACTTTAGAAACTCAACTGCATTTGCTTGTTGATAACGCCTTTCTGCCTGTTGTTGACGATGTGGGTGTTTTCCAAGGATTATTGACCCGGCGTGAATGGATCAAAGCTTTTAACTTTGTAGCCCATAATTTTGACCAAAAATATAAAATAACAAAAATCTAA
- a CDS encoding heavy metal translocating P-type ATPase: protein MKLRQQWKFILVLIVGAIGLVCQFGLHAQSIFQIGNLQFPIQAILIDLIGIMMAITLLGEIIADFQSGRYGVDILAVIAVVSTILIGDIWAEWMILVMMTGGETLEDYATGQADKELRSLLNNSPTIANKIMGKELISVDVDQLKINDHVLIKPGEQVPVDGQVVSGASSFDQSSLTGESLPVSKHPGDELMSGSINGNVAVEMVVTKKASDSEYQTIVSLVQSSQAQPAKFVKMADRYAVPFTVISLVIGLAAWIHSGNLVNFAEVMVVASPCPLLISAPVALVSGMSSMSKHHIIVKSGPTLEKLATAQTFAFDKTGTLTENQLVIDEIFPTSKDFSKETLQSYATSIEQQSSHIIANSLVSVTAKHLLKAATDIKETTGQGISGKVDGHLVKVGKLSFVAPSQPTKVVNSTAIYISIDQTFAGYITFKDQVRPESAQTIARLRRQTGAHMMMLTGDHQDVASQIGQDVGIKDIRDSLLPAEKIAAIKQIPQEKRPVVMTGDGINDAPSLTAADVGIAMGAKGASAASESADAIIMVNDLSKINDAVAISKHTMKVANVDVLTAITIVIIIELIAFTGVIPAFFGAILQEVVDMISISLALLAKTTPNNPQQTGISSER from the coding sequence ATGAAGTTAAGACAGCAATGGAAGTTTATCCTGGTACTCATAGTGGGAGCAATTGGGCTGGTTTGTCAGTTTGGCCTACATGCGCAGAGCATTTTCCAAATTGGTAACTTGCAATTTCCAATTCAGGCAATTTTAATTGATCTAATCGGTATCATGATGGCAATTACATTATTAGGAGAGATCATTGCCGACTTCCAGTCTGGACGCTATGGCGTTGATATTTTAGCCGTGATTGCGGTTGTTTCAACGATTTTAATTGGTGATATTTGGGCTGAGTGGATGATTTTGGTCATGATGACCGGCGGTGAGACCTTGGAAGATTATGCAACTGGCCAGGCAGATAAGGAGTTGCGGTCGCTGCTAAACAATTCACCAACAATTGCTAACAAAATCATGGGCAAAGAGCTCATCTCGGTGGATGTTGATCAGTTGAAAATTAATGACCATGTCTTAATCAAGCCGGGCGAACAAGTTCCAGTAGACGGTCAGGTGGTCAGCGGTGCGTCAAGTTTTGACCAATCGTCATTAACTGGTGAATCTCTACCTGTAAGCAAGCATCCCGGCGATGAACTAATGTCTGGGTCAATCAACGGCAATGTTGCCGTGGAGATGGTGGTAACGAAAAAGGCCAGCGATTCAGAATACCAAACCATTGTTTCCCTGGTACAGTCATCCCAAGCCCAACCAGCCAAGTTTGTTAAGATGGCAGATCGGTATGCCGTGCCCTTTACCGTTATTTCCTTGGTAATCGGACTAGCTGCCTGGATTCACTCCGGTAATCTGGTCAACTTTGCCGAGGTGATGGTTGTCGCTTCCCCATGTCCTTTACTAATTTCGGCCCCAGTTGCCCTCGTTTCAGGCATGAGTTCAATGTCCAAGCACCATATAATCGTCAAATCTGGTCCCACCCTAGAAAAGCTTGCGACGGCCCAAACTTTCGCTTTTGACAAGACTGGTACTTTAACTGAAAATCAACTAGTCATTGATGAAATATTCCCGACTAGCAAGGACTTTAGCAAAGAAACTCTGCAAAGTTACGCAACCAGCATTGAGCAGCAATCAAGCCATATCATTGCCAACTCCCTAGTCAGCGTAACCGCCAAACATCTTCTTAAAGCTGCTACAGATATTAAAGAAACGACTGGTCAAGGCATTAGCGGTAAAGTTGACGGTCATCTAGTTAAGGTTGGCAAACTAAGCTTTGTAGCGCCCAGTCAACCAACTAAAGTAGTCAATTCAACTGCCATCTACATTTCAATCGACCAAACATTCGCTGGGTACATTACCTTTAAAGATCAGGTCCGCCCAGAAAGCGCCCAAACCATCGCCCGACTAAGGCGGCAAACCGGTGCCCACATGATGATGCTAACTGGCGATCACCAAGACGTCGCAAGCCAAATCGGTCAAGACGTCGGTATCAAGGATATCCGTGACAGCTTATTACCAGCTGAAAAAATTGCCGCAATTAAACAGATCCCGCAAGAAAAACGTCCGGTAGTCATGACTGGCGATGGTATCAACGATGCACCAAGCCTGACTGCCGCTGATGTCGGTATCGCAATGGGCGCAAAGGGAGCATCTGCTGCTAGTGAAAGCGCAGATGCAATCATCATGGTTAATGACCTGTCTAAGATTAATGATGCCGTAGCAATTTCCAAGCACACTATGAAGGTAGCTAATGTCGATGTTTTAACCGCTATTACCATCGTTATCATTATTGAACTAATAGCTTTCACTGGTGTGATTCCAGCCTTCTTCGGTGCCATTCTGCAAGAAGTAGTCGACATGATTTCGATTAGTTTAGCGCTCCTAGCCAAAACAACACCTAATAACCCGCAACAAACGGGCATTAGTTCTGAAAGATAA
- a CDS encoding CPBP family intramembrane glutamic endopeptidase — MRKVFYFLGNIVVMIVAIILYSLTQQFYFYPSRVKKAFHLSSSSYVVLTVAVTIGVLLLLAFIYRKQLQKQNKWDFNRKPHWGIRRILVAIAGFLLLTLTSILLPKLLGINGDSTSNNQTILNGILRSAGNFYFPMIVLIAPIFEETIFRGFFFNTFFPQETTSSKWLGILFSGFVFGYIHDPTLTKYLFLYWALGCILAWTYTTTKDLRYSMIAHMLYNSLGFL; from the coding sequence ATGCGCAAGGTTTTTTATTTCCTGGGAAATATTGTTGTCATGATTGTGGCAATAATATTATATAGCTTGACCCAGCAGTTTTACTTTTATCCTAGTCGGGTTAAAAAAGCATTTCACCTTAGCTCAAGCAGCTACGTTGTCTTGACCGTGGCGGTTACGATTGGTGTTTTGTTGCTGCTTGCTTTTATCTATCGCAAACAGTTACAAAAGCAAAATAAGTGGGACTTTAACCGCAAACCGCACTGGGGGATTCGACGGATTTTGGTTGCCATTGCAGGTTTTCTCCTGCTGACGCTGACAAGTATCTTACTTCCGAAGCTGCTGGGCATTAATGGAGATAGCACCTCAAACAATCAAACCATCCTAAATGGAATTCTGCGGTCTGCAGGTAATTTTTACTTTCCGATGATTGTCTTGATTGCACCAATCTTTGAAGAGACTATCTTCCGGGGTTTTTTCTTTAACACCTTTTTCCCGCAGGAGACGACAAGCAGTAAGTGGCTGGGTATTTTATTTAGCGGTTTTGTTTTTGGGTATATTCATGATCCGACTTTAACGAAATATCTTTTTTTATATTGGGCTTTGGGTTGTATATTAGCCTGGACCTATACGACAACCAAGGATTTACGCTATTCAATGATTGCCCACATGTTGTACAATTCACTCGGATTTTTATAA
- a CDS encoding YdcF family protein, with protein MMMHLLELLNQNQSFIELSLVLFAFVIIFLISWLIEPRRLLNGILFTAFLIMLGFWLTVIVMATKIHALRMIYVVFLMTFIVTVTLVAAFSWLFFLWNAYFVWKHEGHTLTNSLTFFTGLVLLLFWVIALLSPLSSLPNWTKTLLYCPIAIILYLLLVAYNFLVNLALYQLVPRHYHQDYLIVLGAGLSNGDTVTPLLAGRINRAIEFAQKQVAKGQSMPKLIMSGGQGNDEKIAEAQAMAEYALAHGIDPDDLLLETESKNTSQNMQFSAQVAAKDFGNNSYRAKFFSNNYHILRAALVAKSIGLKANGVGCYTRFYYLPNAIVREFAGVLLFQKKRHLVVILGITVLFMIYALLQLSSVYTFINKLVYFICLFFKKW; from the coding sequence ATCATGATGCACTTGCTTGAGCTCCTTAATCAAAACCAATCATTTATTGAACTTTCACTTGTTTTGTTTGCTTTTGTTATTATTTTTTTAATTTCTTGGTTGATTGAACCTCGTAGGTTGCTTAATGGTATTCTTTTTACTGCTTTCCTAATAATGTTAGGTTTTTGGCTAACCGTTATTGTCATGGCGACCAAGATTCATGCTTTAAGAATGATTTATGTTGTCTTCCTAATGACTTTTATTGTAACCGTCACTTTGGTTGCGGCTTTTTCTTGGCTATTTTTCTTATGGAACGCATATTTTGTCTGGAAACATGAAGGTCATACCCTAACCAACTCCCTCACCTTTTTTACCGGTCTGGTGCTTTTGCTGTTTTGGGTAATTGCCTTACTCAGTCCACTTAGCAGTTTGCCGAATTGGACCAAAACACTATTATATTGTCCAATTGCCATCATCCTCTACCTGCTCTTAGTTGCGTATAACTTTTTAGTCAACCTGGCTCTTTACCAACTTGTTCCACGCCACTATCACCAAGATTATTTGATTGTGCTTGGAGCTGGGCTGAGCAATGGAGATACTGTAACGCCCCTATTAGCAGGACGGATCAACCGTGCAATCGAATTTGCCCAAAAACAAGTTGCCAAGGGCCAATCAATGCCCAAACTGATTATGTCTGGCGGTCAAGGAAATGATGAAAAAATTGCCGAAGCGCAAGCGATGGCTGAGTATGCACTGGCGCATGGTATTGACCCAGATGACCTTCTGCTTGAAACGGAATCGAAAAACACCAGCCAAAATATGCAGTTCTCTGCTCAAGTAGCCGCCAAGGACTTCGGCAACAATAGCTACCGCGCAAAATTCTTCAGCAACAACTATCACATTTTGCGTGCAGCGCTAGTTGCCAAGAGTATAGGCCTCAAGGCTAATGGGGTTGGCTGCTATACCAGATTCTACTATCTGCCTAACGCAATTGTTCGCGAATTCGCTGGTGTTTTATTATTTCAGAAGAAACGGCACCTTGTTGTTATTTTAGGAATTACGGTTTTATTTATGATTTATGCTCTTTTGCAATTATCTAGTGTTTATACTTTTATAAATAAATTAGTCTATTTTATATGTTTGTTTTTTAAAAAATGGTAG